The genomic segment CCTACCGGGACCTCCAAATCGGCCCGGTGACATTCGAGCGGATCATCGGCGGGAACTTTATGGCGACCTTCGGCCAGGGTGTGGTGTTCGAGAGCACGGATTACTTTTCGCCGCGCCGCTCGGGCTACGGCTGGAGCAAGCGGGTGCCGGGCGTGTTTCAGGATTTGTCGAGTTCATATGAGTACGCCTTACGCGGCGGCGCATTCCAGGCCAGCGCCGGAAATTTGGATTTTTACGGGTTTGCCTCCAGGCATCCCAGAGATGCGGTGCTGAATCCGGACGGCGAGAGTTTCTCCACGCTGATTACCATGTACCCGCGCTCCGACGTGGGCTACGAAGGGCCGTTGCAGCAACCCATGAAGAATGTGGTAGACGAGGTGACCTACGGCGGGCACGCAAGGTACACCTTCCGGCCGGGGACGTATATCGGTCTCTCCTCCTACGAGAGCCTGTACGATCGCCGACTGAATCCGGACATTTCGCGATCGGTCATCTCTGCGGAGAACGCCAGCCGGTTCCTCACCACCAGCGGCAACAGCGCCGACCCGGAGATAGGGGCCATGTACGGCAATACCGCGGAATCTCCTCTCTGGTCTGAGGCGCAATCGCTTCGGCGCGTCATGGGCGTGGACTTCTCCACCGTTATCCGGAATATCGCGCTCCAGGGCGAGTACGGCATCGTGGATAAAAACGGTGACATAGGAGATTTCTCCGACGATCCTGGCGCGCTGGTGCTTACGGGATTCCTCCAGTTCGACAACCTGAACTTTCTGATGGTCTACCGGGATTACGACCTGGGATACGACAACCCGTATCAGCGTTCGTTCTCCAATTATCAGCGGTACAAGGGCACCATTTTCGAGGATACGTTTTATCTGAAGGATCCGGTTTACGGCTACCTTTATAGCGCCCAGGCCCAGCCCCAGGCGGAGCGCGGAGTCTACATTGGGTCGCGCTACCAGTTTCATCGCCAATTCGTTCTGGACACAGATTTCGACACCTGGACGCGGGTGGCGGACAACGCCCGGTATTATCGCACGGTGCTCAGCCTGGAATACCGGCCGGTGTTCAACTACCGGTTCGACATCCGGCAGAAGTGGCAGTCGCGGGGTTCCTTCAACATACTCGATCCGTCCACCTTCTTTGCCAGAGAAACGATTATCCGCGGCGAACTCCGGCTTTCCAATTATAATAATTTGGAGCTTCGATACGTAAACTCTTCTGTGGATTTCACCAACCGTCGCCGACTCACCGTCGACTGGGAGACCGCCGGCGAAGAACCGTCTCTGGTCGGAAACGCCGGCACCGGCAGCGAAGCGCTGGCCATGCAGGTGGAACACAACTTCACCGACCAGCTGAGCCTGGTGAGCGAGGTGATGGTCTATCGCGGCTTCATCTGGAACTTCGAGGATACCGATTTCCGGGTGTTCGACAGTCCCACGGATGCGCTGCGCTACTGGATTTCGCTGTTTTCCCGGGTCAACGATAACCTGGCGTTTCGCGTTAAATGGACGGTGGATCACCGACTGCCCATCACCAATCACAACTTCGAGCCGATGGATTCTCAGAACGTCTACCCGGACACGCGCCTGGACTGGGAGACTATCACGACAAGGGCGTCCACATCGGATATCCGGGTGCAGCTGGATTACGCGTTTTAGGAAAACGGGTATAGGGGTATAAGGTATAGGGGAAAAGATGGAGAACGGAGAAGGGAAATAAAAAACCGCGAAGAAAAAATGAAAATTGAAGAAAGAAAACTGAAAAAGTTGAATTCCCGGCACCAAGCTCCGATAGGGGCGATTGCTTTCAGCCTACTAATCTATTGGTGGGGATGCTTTAGTAATTGCCGCCTCGTAATAAGATTACGAGGCTAGCCTTTGAATTTCATTCAAAGGGGAATCGGAACAGTCCTGTCGGTGACCGCTCCAGGCGTCGCCGACAGTAGAGATCAGTGACATTGAAATCTTATTTCAAGGCGGGACTGGTGATAATCTTAAAAATCACCTCGCAATGAGATTGCGAGGCTATCCTATGAGAATTAAAGCCAGAAGACACCGAGCCCATGACACGTGACGTTTTTAACAATAGCACAATAACACGGTAACACACTAACACTTATCGCAGATAAAAATATGAAAAACCTCAGAACCACCATCACCGCAATTGCGGTCATCGGAATGATAATCACACCCGGCATCGGGAGCGCCCAATCCTATTTCTCCCTGATACTCCCGCAGGAGTTCGGGCCGGAGACGGCGGGTTACGTAAGTCAGGGCGCCACCGGTGTGGCGAATTCCGTGGGCTACGTGAATCTCTGGACGAATCCCGCCGCACTAGTCGCTGGGGAAGCTAATTACAATGTATCGGTCTCATCGACGCTTAGAAGATTTACCGAGGATCGCTCCTTTCCGGCGGTCGATCTGTTCGAGGACAAGGTGACGGACAATATGTATGCGTCCAACGGCCGGTGGTATCCCGGCTATGCCGGCGGAGCCGTGGCGAATTTCGGCGGGTTTTCTGTGGCAAGCTCCTACACCCCGGTCTGGGATATGCGATATAATTACCGTGAAGAGGTGCGCTCCAGCCTGGGTTCCGGCGTATATAATCGCGATCCGGTGGCGGGTTATCACAACATTGATCGGAACGGACAGATCTACGCCGCCAGCCTCGGCGGGAACGTATCTCTGGTGGAAAAATTGAGCGTCGGCGTCGCGTATCACCTGCTGATGGCGGATGATTTGTCGAATGAATATTCCGTGAACGTTCTCCGGGAAGACGATCCCGCGCTGAGCGCGGCATCGGATACGGCGTTCGCCAGCGATATCGGTCTGGACGGCACACCCGGACTGCTCACCGCCGGACTGGCCTACGACATCAACTGGCGGTTCCGGGTCGGACTGAACTATCGATCCGGCGTCACGTTGACGCAGACCGGCCTGGCCAGCGTGCCGGGATTCCTGAATCGCGTTGCACTGCCGGAGTACGAGCGCTCTGCGGAACTTCAAACTATTGAAACGCAAATCCCGGGAAAAATTGCCCTCGGCATCCGTGGGAAAATGCAAAATCCCATTGCCACCAGCGCCCAGGTGGAAGTCCACTACACCGACTGGTCGAATTACCAGGTGACCTACGTCGGCGCCCCGGATTCGGCGAACACCATGCCGGAGAATTTCCAGGAGACTCTCGAGTATCATCTTGGTGTGGAGCATCTGCTGCTCGGGAAAATCCCGTTCCGGTTCGGATTCATCTATGCGGAATCTCCGCTCGGTCGGGAATTCGAGCAGACGAAATTTACCATCGGCGGAAGCTATCTCTGGGGAAATGTCACCCTGGATTTCGGCGCGATCTTTAATTCGGTGACCTACGATTACGTGGACATCTTCCCAGCCGACGCCGAAACCGGCACCACGCTGGAGTCAGTGAACGAGTCTAATGTCCGCGCCACCTTCACGCTCTCCTACGCCCTGTGAGGATTTCCCGAATGAGTAAACGATACGGACTTATTGCTGCGTTAGTTGTCCTGCTGAGCTCCGCTGCGTTAATCAGCGGCGAGCGCGAGAATACCCAGACAATCCATCTGCTGTTTACTAACGATCTGCTGGGCGGAATCGCTACTGTGCCGGCCGGGTTCATGAATCCGGAGAATCCGCCGATGCTCAGCGGCGGCGCCGGTGCGTATACCTATGTGCAGGATATCCGGAAAAAGGCGGAGAAGCGCGGCGAACACACGCTGCTGCTGGACGGCGGAAATTTCTACAGCGGGACGGTGCTTGGCACCTACGACCGCGGTGCCACCATGATCAAATGGATGAACTGGATGGGCTACGATGTCGCCGCCATCGGGCCGTTTGACTTCGATTATGGTGTGGAGAATATGCAGCGGCTGACTGAACTGGCGGAGTTTCCATACCTCTCTGCGAATATTCTGTCTGAATCGTCCGGAGAGTCGGTAGAGTTCACCAGGCCGTATATCCTCAAAGAATTCGGCGATGTGACGGTCGGAATTTTCGGACTCACCAACGCCAATCTGAAGGAACAGGTGTTGCCGTCACGTGTGAAAAGCATCACTGTCCAGCCCCCGGTTTCGGTCGCCAAAGAACTGGTTCAGGCGGTTAAGTCCCAGGGCGCCGACATCGTGATTGCCCTCACCAGCCTCGGTCTGCCGTACGACCGGCAGGAGGAGTACGAAAATTTCATCGAGCGACTTGATCAAGGCGACACCGACTGGTCGGATCAACCGGTGAACGCACTCCAGCTGGCGCACCTGGTGCCGGGCATCGACATCATTGCTACCGGCGGGAATACCGCGGGCTATTACTCTCCCTGGGAAGATCCGGTGACGCATACGCTGGTGATCCAGAACTACGGGAACGGCTCCGGACTGGCGCATCTGATGCTGAAAATTGACAAAGAGACCAAATCGCTGGCGGGCTACGACACGCCGCTGGACGATGGGATGTCCATCACTCTGCTTCAGGACGACATCCTTCCGGATCTCACCATGCGTGATTCCATCGACGTCTGGACAACTCAGGCAAAGAAATCTCTGGACAGAGATTATTCCAGAACCATCGACTCACTGTTCGCGGTTTCTTCCGGCAATGGCTCTTCAGCAATGCCCGGATATCAGCAGAAATTATCATACGACTGGGACATTCCGTCGGTGAACCAAGTCAACGGTATCGAAGCCATGACCTGGAACATCGAGCAGTTTCCCCACGCCGGGGATACCACGGTACAGAGCGTAGCGGCCGTCCTCCGGGATTTGCAGCCGGATATTGTGGCGCTCCAGGAGATCGGAAATCTGGCGGAGTTCGAGCGGCTGATGACGCTGGTTCCGGAATACGGCTACACAGTCTCGCAGCATTCATCTTTTTACGATCAGGCGATTATTTACCACAAAGATGTCCTGACCTTCCTGGGACAGCGGGAATTTTTCACGCTGAACGACTACTACTTTGCCGGGCGTCCCCCGTTTCAGGCGGATTTTCTCTGGCGAAATGGCGATGCGGCGGTTCCGCTCTCGGTGGTGAATCTGCACCTGAAGTGCTGTGGCGACGGACTCTACAGGCGGCAGCGCTCCATGGAGCAACTCCACGAAAACCTGAGAGCGCAAATGGCGAATGGAAATACGAATATCATCGTGATGGGCGACTGGAACGACGAACTCGGGGACACCGGGATCTATCAGTCGTTTTATCCGTTCCTGGAGGACGCAACACACTTCCGCTTCGCCACCATGGAAATCGCGGACGATCCGGAGCAGGCATCCTATCCCTCCTGGCCGAGTTTCTTAGACCACATTCTGTATTCCAAAGGATTGTTCGACGAGCAAGCGGCAGGCGGAAGCACAGAAACCGTGCGACTGGATGATTACCTCGGGAGCTGGGATCGGTATGAATCGCTGATTTCCGATCACCGGCCGGTGTTGTGGACGATACCGGTTGGGGAGTAAAGTAAAAGGAAAAAGGGTATAAGGTATAAGGGTATAAGGGAAAAGACGGAGAAGGGAGAAGGGAGAAGGGAGAAAGGAGAAAACCAGCACCAAGCCCCGCAGGGGCGATTGCTTTCAACCCACCAATTTATTGGTGGGACTACTGAAGCATTAAAATCCCGCAAATCCCGCCAGGGATGACTGAACGGGTACATAAATATCCAGTAATAAAGTACCCACGAACAACATGAGAGATGCGTTCGACCCGAGACTTCGGACACAGGACAGTTTCAACAATAACACAGTAACACCATAACACTTTAACACTAAATTTTCATAGTAGATGAAAAACTTACTCCGCTCTAAAACCTCTATCCGCGCCATCTTCCTGGCGCTCACGCTGTTCCTACCGTTATCTTGCGGCCAAATCACCGAAGTCGAGGACAATCCCAACGATGTGCCGGATCTGAACGGGATCGCCCAGGTGGAAATCGTTACCTGGAACCTGGAGCAGTTTCCCCTGGAAGGATCTGCCACGGAGGACTCGGTTATTAAGCTGATGCGGGGACTAAATGCTGACATATTCTGCCTCCAGGAGATCCAGAATCCGGCCGTGCTGGAGCGGGTGGTCTCGAATCTGGATAATTACGCTGTTTACTCTTCCGAATTTACGGATTATATGCGTCTGGCTGTGGTGTACCGGGTCTCGGATTTTGATGTTTGGGATGTTTCTGAGTTGTTTGTAGACGACGATTACCCGTTTGCCGGTCGCCCGCCGCTCCGGGTGGATTTTACCTTCCGGGGTGCCAACGAATTTCCTTTCACCGTTATAAACTTGCATATGAAGGCGTTTGGCGATCCCGAAAGCATTGAACGTCGCCGGGAAGCTGCCGGTATCCTTCATACCTATCTGGACAGCGTTCGGGCTGCCGGTGTGGACACGAATCTGGTGGTGGTCGGCGACTGGAACAATGATCTCACGAATATGTCAAATGCAAATCCGTATTACATCTTCTGGGAAGATGCAGAAGCGTATCGTTTTTTGACCTATGATCTGGCTACCGATGCCAGCGACTTTTACGACTCGTATCCCGGCTGGCCCAGCTTCCTGGATCACATCCTGGTGAGTAAGGCGCTGTTCGACGAAGCGGAAAATAATGACGTGGAAACACTGCGGCTTGACGATTATATGGACAGGTACCTCTCCGTCGTCTCGGATCACCGGCCGGTAAGTTGGCAATTCATACCAAATTATTAGATTGCCCCTGATTTTCAATTTATTCACACCCTAAATTATTTTAATGAGTTCCGCATTATTTTATACTATCAAGTAATAATCTACAGTACATTTAACTATTGGGGTTAAATATCCAGTTCACATAATAATATTATGTGACATTAATCACGGTTTCCGGGCGGGATTATGATGTATCATCTTATGTGATTATTTCCGGGATATACCTGCAAAATTCAATGAAAGTTTTAGGAAGGGGGACGTTATGAAGAGGTGGTGCCATATCTTTGTGTGCGTGCTAATGGGGAGCGCGCTATTTGGGTATTTGTACGCTGGAACCGGTGAGGCCGGAATGGATGTATCCGAAAGCCAGGAGATACCGGCTTCCGTTCAAAATGCGATTCAGGTGCAATCGCTTATTAATCTGCAGTACCAAAAACAGGCGACTCTTGGAAAACAGCATCAGTTGCAAGCTGCCAGAGAAGACCAGACGCGTCATATTCGCACCGGGCGGCATAAATTCCGCAGGAACGCGTCGGAATACCGACATGTAATTCAGTCTCGCTACTCCTCTCAAATTCAGCAACGATATCAAACTGCGCCAGTGGAGCCTCGTATTGTAAATGGTCTGGCCAAAATGATGCTGGCGGATACGCTCGGTCTACGGTTTAACGGTGAAGTTGCCACATCCGTAATTGTGGGCGAAGGCGGGATGCTGACATTCGAATTTCCCACCGGCGAGACCGAGGCCGTCCTCCGGGTCGTCTTTGACCTGAATTACAACGGTGTACCGGATATCGATGATATTTACATTGAAGATTTCGAGGCATGGCTTTACGACAACGATCCCATGGATATGGATGGCACGGACTCCCTGTACGCGTTGGAATACGATCCGGAGGTGTGGGAAGGTCTCCCGAACGTCCAGGGTGGCTTCTTTTTTGAAGTCGAAAGCGGGGATGTAATCGAGACTGTCTTCGTGGAACAACTGCCGTATGAGACGGATCTTACCGTCTCAGGTACCGTTACCGATGAATCCGAAACCCCGTTACTCGGCATCGCCGTAATAGCAGAAATGTATAACACCGGCGAGGGTGCTGAATATTTCATCATCGATTTTACCGACTCCTCCGGGGTTTATGAGCTCGCGCTTCCGCAAGTCGGAACCTGGAATATTATGTCGTTCGATGCACTGTGGTTAGCAGGTGGACTATTCCCGAACAATTCGTATATGGATT from the Candidatus Neomarinimicrobiota bacterium genome contains:
- a CDS encoding helix-hairpin-helix domain-containing protein: MRRIISIVILLLVALPILGVTPLNVNQATFKEIQELPLTHQQAEALYKYVQLRGPVTSIYQLREVEGIDSKALNELKPLISMSIPDTTETVSRLVNYYNRVENWTSTEGANEGLIELWLERLAEPKNINDATYNDLIALQNVSPVDAVAVLQRLEEGSINYPDALETAIGLSYYGYRNMRDFFHYGDYDPYDQMHLWYNVTYQTFPAARAFGDDVTIQTPTATADAAPGASTIGTHPGELQHKFLATINRHWKAGLAYHRQLGEANRTTTLAGMTVPEMKYAVTYRDLQIGPVTFERIIGGNFMATFGQGVVFESTDYFSPRRSGYGWSKRVPGVFQDLSSSYEYALRGGAFQASAGNLDFYGFASRHPRDAVLNPDGESFSTLITMYPRSDVGYEGPLQQPMKNVVDEVTYGGHARYTFRPGTYIGLSSYESLYDRRLNPDISRSVISAENASRFLTTSGNSADPEIGAMYGNTAESPLWSEAQSLRRVMGVDFSTVIRNIALQGEYGIVDKNGDIGDFSDDPGALVLTGFLQFDNLNFLMVYRDYDLGYDNPYQRSFSNYQRYKGTIFEDTFYLKDPVYGYLYSAQAQPQAERGVYIGSRYQFHRQFVLDTDFDTWTRVADNARYYRTVLSLEYRPVFNYRFDIRQKWQSRGSFNILDPSTFFARETIIRGELRLSNYNNLELRYVNSSVDFTNRRRLTVDWETAGEEPSLVGNAGTGSEALAMQVEHNFTDQLSLVSEVMVYRGFIWNFEDTDFRVFDSPTDALRYWISLFSRVNDNLAFRVKWTVDHRLPITNHNFEPMDSQNVYPDTRLDWETITTRASTSDIRVQLDYAF
- a CDS encoding endonuclease/exonuclease/phosphatase family protein, with translation MSKRYGLIAALVVLLSSAALISGERENTQTIHLLFTNDLLGGIATVPAGFMNPENPPMLSGGAGAYTYVQDIRKKAEKRGEHTLLLDGGNFYSGTVLGTYDRGATMIKWMNWMGYDVAAIGPFDFDYGVENMQRLTELAEFPYLSANILSESSGESVEFTRPYILKEFGDVTVGIFGLTNANLKEQVLPSRVKSITVQPPVSVAKELVQAVKSQGADIVIALTSLGLPYDRQEEYENFIERLDQGDTDWSDQPVNALQLAHLVPGIDIIATGGNTAGYYSPWEDPVTHTLVIQNYGNGSGLAHLMLKIDKETKSLAGYDTPLDDGMSITLLQDDILPDLTMRDSIDVWTTQAKKSLDRDYSRTIDSLFAVSSGNGSSAMPGYQQKLSYDWDIPSVNQVNGIEAMTWNIEQFPHAGDTTVQSVAAVLRDLQPDIVALQEIGNLAEFERLMTLVPEYGYTVSQHSSFYDQAIIYHKDVLTFLGQREFFTLNDYYFAGRPPFQADFLWRNGDAAVPLSVVNLHLKCCGDGLYRRQRSMEQLHENLRAQMANGNTNIIVMGDWNDELGDTGIYQSFYPFLEDATHFRFATMEIADDPEQASYPSWPSFLDHILYSKGLFDEQAAGGSTETVRLDDYLGSWDRYESLISDHRPVLWTIPVGE
- a CDS encoding endonuclease/exonuclease/phosphatase family protein; its protein translation is MKNLLRSKTSIRAIFLALTLFLPLSCGQITEVEDNPNDVPDLNGIAQVEIVTWNLEQFPLEGSATEDSVIKLMRGLNADIFCLQEIQNPAVLERVVSNLDNYAVYSSEFTDYMRLAVVYRVSDFDVWDVSELFVDDDYPFAGRPPLRVDFTFRGANEFPFTVINLHMKAFGDPESIERRREAAGILHTYLDSVRAAGVDTNLVVVGDWNNDLTNMSNANPYYIFWEDAEAYRFLTYDLATDASDFYDSYPGWPSFLDHILVSKALFDEAENNDVETLRLDDYMDRYLSVVSDHRPVSWQFIPNY
- a CDS encoding outer membrane protein transport protein encodes the protein MKNLRTTITAIAVIGMIITPGIGSAQSYFSLILPQEFGPETAGYVSQGATGVANSVGYVNLWTNPAALVAGEANYNVSVSSTLRRFTEDRSFPAVDLFEDKVTDNMYASNGRWYPGYAGGAVANFGGFSVASSYTPVWDMRYNYREEVRSSLGSGVYNRDPVAGYHNIDRNGQIYAASLGGNVSLVEKLSVGVAYHLLMADDLSNEYSVNVLREDDPALSAASDTAFASDIGLDGTPGLLTAGLAYDINWRFRVGLNYRSGVTLTQTGLASVPGFLNRVALPEYERSAELQTIETQIPGKIALGIRGKMQNPIATSAQVEVHYTDWSNYQVTYVGAPDSANTMPENFQETLEYHLGVEHLLLGKIPFRFGFIYAESPLGREFEQTKFTIGGSYLWGNVTLDFGAIFNSVTYDYVDIFPADAETGTTLESVNESNVRATFTLSYAL